One segment of Haemophilus influenzae DNA contains the following:
- the lptB gene encoding LPS export ABC transporter ATP-binding protein, whose product MSILTAENLAKSYKSRKVVSDVSLTVNSNEIVGLLGPNGAGKTTTFYMVVGLVRQDQGKIVIDGEDISLLPMHNRAQRGIGYLPQEASIFRRLTVYENLMAVLEIRKDLTPQQRREKADELIEEFNIAHIRDNLGQALSGGERRRVEIARALAANPNFILLDEPFAGVDPISVSDIKKIITDLRNRGLGVLITDHNVRETLDVCERAYIVGAGKIIATGTPEQVMNDEQVKRVYLGEQFKL is encoded by the coding sequence ATGTCAATTTTGACTGCAGAGAATTTAGCTAAAAGCTACAAAAGTCGTAAAGTTGTTTCGGATGTCAGTTTAACCGTAAATTCTAATGAAATTGTCGGTTTGCTCGGGCCAAACGGTGCAGGTAAAACAACCACGTTCTATATGGTTGTTGGGCTTGTTCGCCAAGATCAAGGCAAAATTGTTATTGATGGCGAAGACATTAGTTTGCTCCCAATGCATAACCGAGCGCAACGTGGCATTGGTTATTTACCGCAAGAAGCCTCGATTTTTCGCCGTTTGACTGTCTATGAAAATTTGATGGCGGTATTGGAAATTCGTAAAGATTTAACCCCACAACAACGTCGCGAAAAAGCAGATGAATTAATTGAAGAATTTAACATTGCTCATATTCGAGATAATTTAGGGCAAGCCTTATCAGGCGGCGAACGTCGTCGTGTGGAAATCGCACGTGCCTTAGCGGCAAATCCAAACTTTATTCTATTAGACGAGCCTTTTGCTGGTGTAGATCCTATTTCTGTGAGCGATATTAAAAAAATTATCACCGACTTACGTAACCGAGGATTAGGTGTTTTGATTACCGATCATAATGTTCGTGAAACCCTTGATGTTTGCGAACGCGCTTATATTGTTGGTGCAGGTAAAATTATCGCAACAGGTACACCAGAACAAGTGATGAACGATGAACAGGTTAAACGTGTTTATCTTGGCGAACAATTCAAATTATAA
- the lptA gene encoding lipopolysaccharide transport periplasmic protein LptA, with product MKLVSNKILFLATMVLASSSAFALKDDVNQPINIVSDNQSLDMEKSVVTFTDNVVITQGSIIIKANKVVITRPAEKSGKKETVEAFGTPVTFHQQLDNGTPIDGKANKVHYDLGNEFLTLTNNAELKQLDSKINGSVITYDVKKQQLKANGNGKSRVTTVLIPSQLQQAKGK from the coding sequence ATGAAGTTAGTAAGCAATAAAATTCTTTTTCTTGCAACGATGGTATTAGCATCAAGTTCAGCTTTTGCATTGAAAGATGACGTTAATCAGCCGATAAATATCGTTTCGGATAATCAATCCTTAGATATGGAAAAAAGTGTAGTGACATTCACAGATAATGTAGTAATTACACAGGGATCTATCATCATTAAAGCAAATAAAGTTGTTATCACTCGTCCTGCTGAAAAATCAGGGAAAAAAGAAACTGTAGAAGCATTCGGTACGCCAGTCACATTCCATCAACAGTTAGATAATGGCACTCCAATAGATGGAAAAGCAAATAAAGTTCATTATGATCTTGGCAACGAATTTTTAACATTAACTAACAATGCCGAATTAAAGCAGCTTGATAGTAAAATTAATGGCAGTGTTATTACCTATGATGTGAAGAAACAACAACTTAAAGCTAATGGTAATGGAAAATCACGGGTAACAACAGTTCTTATTCCATCTCAATTACAACAAGCTAAAGGGAAGTAA
- the lptC gene encoding LPS export ABC transporter periplasmic protein LptC, whose product MNIRWNVILGVIALCALAWFYSLNQETADLSELVKKPDSPDYVGYKMETTVFSPEGKKQYLALSDKIEHYTVNEQTLFTAPLVYLYPTTSNEKEQNSNQNVDFFSTQNWKLSANQARLTKDQILYLEGNVVVQSLTSDSRLQRIETESAVVNLKTQDMTSETQVKIKGKNFSSTGLKLVGNLRQQVATLKEQVKTYYEVSKQ is encoded by the coding sequence ATGAATATTCGTTGGAATGTAATTTTGGGCGTTATCGCACTTTGTGCTTTGGCGTGGTTTTATTCCTTAAATCAGGAAACCGCAGATTTATCTGAACTTGTGAAAAAACCAGATAGTCCTGATTATGTGGGTTATAAAATGGAAACAACGGTTTTTTCCCCTGAGGGTAAAAAACAATATTTGGCTTTATCCGATAAAATTGAGCATTATACAGTCAATGAACAAACCCTTTTTACCGCGCCTTTAGTTTATTTATATCCCACAACATCAAATGAAAAGGAACAAAATTCCAATCAAAATGTAGATTTTTTTAGCACACAAAACTGGAAATTAAGCGCAAATCAAGCAAGATTGACAAAAGATCAAATATTGTATTTAGAGGGTAATGTCGTCGTGCAAAGTTTAACATCAGATTCTCGTTTGCAACGCATTGAAACAGAATCAGCGGTCGTCAATTTAAAAACACAGGATATGACTTCCGAAACACAGGTTAAAATTAAGGGTAAAAATTTTAGTTCTACAGGATTAAAATTAGTCGGAAATTTACGCCAACAAGTGGCGACATTAAAGGAACAGGTAAAAACATATTATGAAGTTAGTAAGCAATAA
- the yjgA gene encoding ribosome biogenesis factor YjgA, protein MAKRKKKEVFDWEDEDQEEIIWVSKSEIKRDAEDLKQLGEKIVNLTKNNLAKIPLNESLLDAIELAQRLQKEARRRQLQYIGKLLRGIDVEPIREVLDKIKNKHNQQQAMLHKIEKVRDELVEKGDVALTDLLNDYPDGDRQQLRNLIRSAQKEREQNKPSKAYREIYQMLKVLMLED, encoded by the coding sequence ATGGCAAAACGTAAGAAAAAAGAAGTTTTCGATTGGGAAGATGAAGATCAAGAAGAAATTATTTGGGTGAGTAAAAGCGAAATCAAACGCGATGCGGAAGATTTAAAACAACTTGGCGAAAAGATTGTCAATCTCACGAAAAACAATCTGGCAAAAATTCCACTTAATGAATCCTTACTTGATGCCATTGAACTTGCACAGCGTTTACAAAAAGAAGCTCGCCGCCGTCAATTACAATATATTGGTAAATTATTGCGTGGAATTGATGTTGAACCTATTCGTGAAGTCTTAGATAAAATTAAAAATAAGCATAATCAACAACAAGCTATGTTGCACAAAATCGAAAAAGTGCGCGATGAATTGGTGGAAAAAGGCGATGTGGCTTTAACTGATTTACTAAATGATTATCCTGATGGCGATCGTCAGCAACTACGCAATCTGATTCGTTCTGCACAAAAAGAACGTGAACAAAATAAACCATCAAAAGCCTATCGAGAAATTTATCAAATGCTCAAGGTATTAATGTTGGAAGATTAA